The following are encoded in a window of Diorhabda sublineata isolate icDioSubl1.1 chromosome 3, icDioSubl1.1, whole genome shotgun sequence genomic DNA:
- the LOC130441670 gene encoding uncharacterized protein LOC130441670, translated as MPTRYSLVNSYMRKDSKIRIYKTCIRPIMTYGTEVREDTNKTKQMLGVAEMKTLKTIVGKTRRDRVRNTDVKEQCGIQDIVKWGKQRKRQWYNHIRRMDKKRLPRIVQENNPPGTRPPGRPPKRWNDSWQSTSQEKMQRQLQN; from the coding sequence ATGCCTACGAGATATAGTCTGGTCAACTCGTACATGCGCAAAGATAGCAAAATTAGAATCTACAAGACTTGTATCAGACCCATCATGACGTACGGCACGGAAGTCCGCGAGGACACCAACAAGACGAAACAAATGCTGGGGGTGGCCGAGATGAAAACACTAAAAACAATAGTGGGGAAAACAAGAAGAGACAGAGTAAGAAATACAGATGTCAAAGAGCAATGCGGGATACAAGACATTGTGAAATGGGGAAAACAACGTAAGAGGCAGTGGTACAACCATATAAGACGGATGGACAAAAAGAGACTTCCGAGAATAGTCCAAGAAAACAACCCGCCCGGCACAAGGCCTCCCGGGAGACCACCTAAAAGGTGGAATGATAGTTGGCAATCCACCTCTCAGGAAAAGATGCAGAGGCAGCTTCAGAATTAA